The following coding sequences are from one Humulus lupulus chromosome X, drHumLupu1.1, whole genome shotgun sequence window:
- the LOC133804699 gene encoding uncharacterized protein LOC133804699 produces MPKLLVPFSDHFPGRVTYRDSSTLNHIKSRFVELGLLERANESRFKQFFLASEFNFSEVLVHQLLLRKIASNNEDEVHFFLGSKFCRFGMGEFALVTGLNFSTFPSLEELEERNLSDRLIKEYFNDAEKVKLSQVDHAFKTCTVVEDVYKLGLCLLVEGVLNAIDGKLHIWRDILKIVEDVEYFFSYPWGKYSYRRLLQSCKKDMVKQNANYDNKKDTKVQQESKYSMYGYAPALQYWAYEAIQQLATEFVVSSRNMVPRMLSWSHRRNKDFTKSVISPMLSKKNGSYI; encoded by the coding sequence atgcctaagttgcttgttccgttcagtgatcactttcctggtcgagtgacatatcgggatagtagcactttaaatcacattaagtCTAGGTTTGtggagctcgggctgcttgaaagggctaatGAATCCCGtttcaagcagttctttttggcttcggagtttaatttctctgaagtcttggtgcatcaactgctgttgaggaaaatcgccagcaacaatgaagatgaggtgcatttcttcTTGGGGTCGAAGTTTTGTAGATTCGGTATGGGAGAGTTTGCCCTAGTGACGGGGTTGAATTTCAGTACCTTCCCGTCACTGGAAGAGTTGGAAGAGCGTAATCTCAGCGAccggttgataaaggagtatttcaatgatgctgagaaagtaaagctctcacaggtggaccatgctttcaagacttgtactgttgtggaagatgtgtacaagcttggtctatgtttgttggttgagggggttctgaatgccattgaTGGCAAGTTGCACATATGGCGAGATATTCTGAAAATTGTTGAGGACGTAGAGTACTTTTTCAgttatccatgggggaagtactcttataggaggctattgcagtCTTGTAAGAAGGATATGGTGAAGCAAAATGCCAACTATGACAACAAGAAGGATaccaaggtgcagcaagagtccaagtacagtatgtatggttatgccccggCCTTACAAtattgggcatatgaggctatccagcAGCTTGCGACGGAGTTTGTTGTGAGTTCGAGAAACAtggtcccgaggatgcttagttggtcacATCGaaggaacaaggatttcaccaagtccgtcatcTCACCAATGTTATCGAAGAAGAATGGaagttatatttga
- the LOC133803492 gene encoding ran-binding protein M homolog isoform X2, producing MTTATNDINARNGEDLARYFLDRSRLSLTRGPCDMDEDEEAPTELNTINSSGGFLVVSPDKLSVKYTNVNLHGHDVGVVQGNRPAPVKRLVYYFEIFVKDAGTKGQIAIGFTSENFKMRRQPGWEANSCGYHGDDGNLYRGPGKSDEFGPRYTSGDIVGGGINYASQEYFFTKNGAVVGTAFKEVKGPLFPTIAVHSQNEEVQVNFGQKPFAFNLKEFEVQERMKLQMTVDKMSLPTNVSHGLVRSYLQYYGYEDTLHSFDMATKSTVPPIYLAQENGFDEQDIVYALGQRKILRQLIRNGDIDAALGNLREWYPQIVQDDKSATCFLLHCQKFIELVRVGALEEAVKYGRMELAKFFELPGFDDLVKPQESSVGYLLEETQREVVADTVNAMILSTNPTMKDSQSFLHSYLERLLRQLTACCLERRSLNGDQGEAFHLHRVLDIKKAKC from the exons ATGACTACAGCGACCAACGACATCAACGCCAGGAATGGTGAAGATCTCGCTCGGTACTTTCTCGATCGCTCTCGACTAAGCTTGACTCGAGGTCCATGCGACATGGATGAGGACGAAGAGGCGCCTACCGAGCTCAACACCATTAACAGCTCCGGTGGATTCCTTGTGGTCTCTCCCGATAAGCTTTCCGTGAAGTACACTAACGTAAATCTTCACGGCCACGATGTCGGTGTCGTTCAGGGTAATAGACCGGCTCCGGTGAAACGGCTTGTTTACTATTTCGAGATTTTTGTCAAGGATGCCGGGACTAAGGGTCAAATCGCCATTGGTTTCACTAGCGAGAACTTCAAAATGCGGAGACAGCCAGG ATGGGAGGCAAACAGCTGTGGTTATCACGGGGATGATGGAAATCTTTATCGTGGGCCAGGCAAGAGTGATGAGTTTGGACCGAGATACACTTCTGGTGATATAGTTGGGGGTGGTATCAACTATGCTTCACAGGAATACTTTTTTAC TAAAAATGGGGCGGTCGTAGGGACAGCTTTCAAGGAAGTGAAGGGTCCATTGTTTCCTACCATTGCTGTTCATAGTCAAAATGAAGA AGTGCAGGTTAACTTTGGGCAGAAACCTTTTGCTTTTAATCTTAAG GAGTTTGAAGTACAAGAGAGGATGAAGCTACAAATGACGGTTGATAAAATGTCTTTACCAACAAATGTTAGTCATGG ACTTGTGCGCTCATATTTGCAATATTATGGTTATGAAGACACACTCCATTCATTTGACATGGCTACTAAAAGTACTGTTCCTCCAATATACTTAGCTCAAGAAAATGGGTTTGATGAGCAAGATATAGTATATGCACTGGGTCAGAGAAAGATTCTTCGACAA CTAATTAGGAATGGAGATATTGATGCTGCACTTGGAAATCTTCGTGAATGGTATCCCCAGATTGTTCAG GATGATAAATCAGCAACTTGCTTTCTGCTTCATTGTCAGAAGTTCATTGAATTAGTTCGA GTTGGAGCACTAGAGGAGGCTGTGAAATACGGAAGAATGGAGTTGGCAAAATTTTTTGAGTTGCCTGGGTTTGACGATCTAGTTAAG CCACAAGAGTCTTCAGTTGGGTATCTTCTCGAAGAGACACAACGTGAGGTTGTGGCAGACACTGTCAATGCAATGATCTTGTCAACAAATCCTACTATGAAAGATTCACAAAGTTTCTTGCATTCATACCTCGAGAGGCTACTCAGACAGCTGACTGCGTGCTGTTTGGAGAGAAGATCTTTAAATGGGGATCAAGGTGAAGCTTTTCATTTGCACAGAGTACTTGATATTAAGAAGGCCAAGTGCTAG
- the LOC133803492 gene encoding ran-binding protein M homolog isoform X1, with product MTTATNDINARNGEDLARYFLDRSRLSLTRGPCDMDEDEEAPTELNTINSSGGFLVVSPDKLSVKYTNVNLHGHDVGVVQGNRPAPVKRLVYYFEIFVKDAGTKGQIAIGFTSENFKMRRQPGWEANSCGYHGDDGNLYRGPGKSDEFGPRYTSGDIVGGGINYASQEYFFTKNGAVVGTAFKEVKGPLFPTIAVHSQNEEVQVNFGQKPFAFNLKEFEVQERMKLQMTVDKMSLPTNVSHGLVRSYLQYYGYEDTLHSFDMATKSTVPPIYLAQENGFDEQDIVYALGQRKILRQLIRNGDIDAALGNLREWYPQIVQDDKSATCFLLHCQKFIELVRVGALEEAVKYGRMELAKFFELPGFDDLVKDCVALLAYQQPQESSVGYLLEETQREVVADTVNAMILSTNPTMKDSQSFLHSYLERLLRQLTACCLERRSLNGDQGEAFHLHRVLDIKKAKC from the exons ATGACTACAGCGACCAACGACATCAACGCCAGGAATGGTGAAGATCTCGCTCGGTACTTTCTCGATCGCTCTCGACTAAGCTTGACTCGAGGTCCATGCGACATGGATGAGGACGAAGAGGCGCCTACCGAGCTCAACACCATTAACAGCTCCGGTGGATTCCTTGTGGTCTCTCCCGATAAGCTTTCCGTGAAGTACACTAACGTAAATCTTCACGGCCACGATGTCGGTGTCGTTCAGGGTAATAGACCGGCTCCGGTGAAACGGCTTGTTTACTATTTCGAGATTTTTGTCAAGGATGCCGGGACTAAGGGTCAAATCGCCATTGGTTTCACTAGCGAGAACTTCAAAATGCGGAGACAGCCAGG ATGGGAGGCAAACAGCTGTGGTTATCACGGGGATGATGGAAATCTTTATCGTGGGCCAGGCAAGAGTGATGAGTTTGGACCGAGATACACTTCTGGTGATATAGTTGGGGGTGGTATCAACTATGCTTCACAGGAATACTTTTTTAC TAAAAATGGGGCGGTCGTAGGGACAGCTTTCAAGGAAGTGAAGGGTCCATTGTTTCCTACCATTGCTGTTCATAGTCAAAATGAAGA AGTGCAGGTTAACTTTGGGCAGAAACCTTTTGCTTTTAATCTTAAG GAGTTTGAAGTACAAGAGAGGATGAAGCTACAAATGACGGTTGATAAAATGTCTTTACCAACAAATGTTAGTCATGG ACTTGTGCGCTCATATTTGCAATATTATGGTTATGAAGACACACTCCATTCATTTGACATGGCTACTAAAAGTACTGTTCCTCCAATATACTTAGCTCAAGAAAATGGGTTTGATGAGCAAGATATAGTATATGCACTGGGTCAGAGAAAGATTCTTCGACAA CTAATTAGGAATGGAGATATTGATGCTGCACTTGGAAATCTTCGTGAATGGTATCCCCAGATTGTTCAG GATGATAAATCAGCAACTTGCTTTCTGCTTCATTGTCAGAAGTTCATTGAATTAGTTCGA GTTGGAGCACTAGAGGAGGCTGTGAAATACGGAAGAATGGAGTTGGCAAAATTTTTTGAGTTGCCTGGGTTTGACGATCTAGTTAAG GACTGTGTTGCTCTGTTGGCATATCAACAGCCACAAGAGTCTTCAGTTGGGTATCTTCTCGAAGAGACACAACGTGAGGTTGTGGCAGACACTGTCAATGCAATGATCTTGTCAACAAATCCTACTATGAAAGATTCACAAAGTTTCTTGCATTCATACCTCGAGAGGCTACTCAGACAGCTGACTGCGTGCTGTTTGGAGAGAAGATCTTTAAATGGGGATCAAGGTGAAGCTTTTCATTTGCACAGAGTACTTGATATTAAGAAGGCCAAGTGCTAG